The genomic DNA CCGCGATGCGGGCGTTTTTTCTTTTGGGAAAACTGAAAAAAAGATGGGGTTTATCATAATTTGTTTACAAATTTGTAGTATACTGATAACGTAAATATTGGACGAATACAATCTGTTTCCAGATAGATACTAAAGGAGTATGCCATGAGCCGCAGTACACAGTCCGTCTACACAACCGTTGTGCTGGTCACCGACCAGTTCGAGTGCGAACGAATCATCAAAGCGGCCCGCGTGATCGCGGATCTTTCCCAGACCGCGCTGACCGTCCTGAGCGTGATGAAAACCGGCGCGCAGACCAATCCCGCCGCCTTGGAGCACCTGTTCGGGGTTGCGAAGGAATACGGCGCGCAGATGACGGTGGAATTTTCCGACAACCCGCAGAGCGCGATCGTGCATTTCATTCGGGAAAACCATGTGGTGAATGCCATCACAGGTATGCCGCAGAACGAGGATTCCATCCTGGTGCGGATGTGGAAAACCCTGCAGAATGTCAAATTTTTTACTGTGACAAAAAAAGGGGAGCTGCATGAGGTGGCCGACCGGGATTATCACAACGCGCTGATGGAAGCCCGTTCCCTTTTTGCAAACGCGCAAAATCAGTGACCGGCGCACGGTTTGCCCGCGCCGGGAAGTAAGGATAGATACGCATGAATATCACAGTCAGACAGATCGAGTTTAAAAGCGCCGACGGCGCTTCCAGCCTGTTCGGATGGCTTTATATCCCGGCGGAGGAACCGCGCGGCATTGTCCAGATCGTGCACGGCATGGCCGAACATATGGGCCGTTACCATGAATTTATGCGCTTTCTGGCGCAGCACGGCTATGCCGCGGCGGGCATCGACCAGCTCGGCCATGGCCGCTCAAACAATGGCCGGTACGGCTACTTTGCCGAACGCGACGGATGGCGCGCGCTGGTTGAGGATCAATATAAATTTCACAAGATCCTTCATGCCGAAATCCCCGGCCCGGAGCACACGGTGCTTTTGGGGCACAGCATGGGCTCGTTTGTCGCGCGCCTTTACGCCTCCCGATACCCGCAGACGATCGCCGGGCTGGTGCTCAGCGGCACCGCGCGCGGAGGGCTCAAGGTCGACGCCGCAGTACAGATGGCAACCGTTTCGGCGCGGCGCGAAGGTCTGCTTGCCGACCATGACCTTGATAAATTGGCGTTCGGGCTTTTTAACGAACGCTTCAAACCGGCCAAAACCAAGTTTGACTGGCTTTCCCGCGACGAGGCGATGGTCCGGCGGTTTGTCGATGATCCGGAATGCGGTTTCGTATTTACAGCCTCGGGTTTCCGAGACCTGTTTACACTCATTTCCGGCGCGAATCAGAAACGCACGTTCAGCGCGGTGAACAAGCGGATGCCGGTTCTCATTTTTTCAGGCGCCCAGGACCCGGTGGGGGAATACGGGAAAGGCCCCACTCAGGTTTACAAACGCTATCTGAAGGCGGGCCTTTCGGATGTGGAGCTGATCCTCTATGACGGCGGACGGCATGAGATGCTCAATGAGCAGAACCGGGCAGAGGTATTCGGCGAGGTGCTGTCCTGGCTGGACGATCATCTTGTCCCGCAGGAGCAGGCGCCGCAGGAGCAGCTGCCGGAGGATTACGACCGGCAGGAGCCCTGATCATTCGA from Anaerotruncus rubiinfantis includes the following:
- a CDS encoding alpha/beta fold hydrolase, with protein sequence MNITVRQIEFKSADGASSLFGWLYIPAEEPRGIVQIVHGMAEHMGRYHEFMRFLAQHGYAAAGIDQLGHGRSNNGRYGYFAERDGWRALVEDQYKFHKILHAEIPGPEHTVLLGHSMGSFVARLYASRYPQTIAGLVLSGTARGGLKVDAAVQMATVSARREGLLADHDLDKLAFGLFNERFKPAKTKFDWLSRDEAMVRRFVDDPECGFVFTASGFRDLFTLISGANQKRTFSAVNKRMPVLIFSGAQDPVGEYGKGPTQVYKRYLKAGLSDVELILYDGGRHEMLNEQNRAEVFGEVLSWLDDHLVPQEQAPQEQLPEDYDRQEP